The following coding sequences are from one Acipenser ruthenus chromosome 7, fAciRut3.2 maternal haplotype, whole genome shotgun sequence window:
- the slka gene encoding STE20-like serine/threonine-protein kinase isoform X1, whose product MSFFNFRKIFKLGGEKKKKQYEHVNRDVNPEDFWEIIGELGDGAFGKVYKAQNKQTGTLAAAKVIDTKTEEELEDYMIEIDILASCDHQHIVKLLDAFYYESKLWILIEFCAGGAVDAVMLELERPLTEPQIRVVCKQTLEALCYLHDIKVIHRDLKAGNILLSIDGDIKLADFGVSAKNTKTLQRRDSFIGTPYWMAPEVVMCETSKDRPYDYKADIWSLGVTLIELAEIEPPHHELNPMRVLLKIAKAEPPTLSQPSKWSAEFKDFLRKALDKNLDNRWNANQLLQHPFVTSVVDNKPLRELIAEAKAEVTEEIEEGKEEEDDEEHDPQLLVPGHKRAPSDASIASSEDEKLSQSASILESVSEKIEPDRTEDKASDKLSDEGISTSEADKTEDEKLNENNISDTSIEDLSREELLAEAEEMATAEGEEELIAKLPSASQEEKAEMNTVADTEEETKQNKEEKTIKVKQVPEITTEEEKDISEPKEDGKGENSQKDADSEGIKAAECVEEPTVKPAQEAKENENKDFEVEGCKAIDVNAQIDINKGESPQEVTPERGQVAVESCTEQVQKDKVSNIEHPQEPSVDAPEQAHKEAADEAGKEIQSITAVQNETEIPESTVAVASSITADREKDEDKAAIPEEAKSAAIPSVDEVKASAESSEKMKTPKQLEPEKVKEKDKDSDSGSSSAADNNSVDLNLSISSFLTKNKEGSISLQETRRQKKTLKKTRKFMVDGVEVSVTTSKIVTDNDTKNEEMRFLRRQELRELRLLQKEEQKAQQQLSNKLQQQREQIFRRFEQEMTSKKRQYDQEIENLEKQQKQTIERLEQDHTNRLRDEAKRIKVEQEKELSKFQNMLKNRKKEVKNEVENAPKEQRKEHMKHLKEELEKFQHAQGVAQVMIQSFQLSSCTLFNAQMQDEQEFLQKQQQELDSALKKIIQQHKLEIATIERDCLNHKQQLMRAREAAIWELEERHLQEKHQLLKQQLKDQYFMQRHQLLKRHEKEMEQMHRYNQRLIEDLKSRQTQERGRLPKIQRSEAKTRMAMFKKSLRIASSGSPEQDREKIKQFATQEEKRLKNERLQQHQKHENQMRDLQLQCDTNIRELQQLQNEKCHLLIEHETQKLKELDEEHSQELKDWREMLRPRKKALEEEFARKLQEQEVFFKMSGESECLNPSAQSRISKFYPIPSQHST is encoded by the exons gCCCAGAATAAACAAACTGGGACCCTTGCTGCTGCAAAGGTGATTGATACAAAGACAGAAGAGGAGCTTGAAGACTACATGATAGAAATTGATATTCTAGCATCATGTGACCATCAGCACATAGTAAAACTACTGGATGCCTTCTACTACGAAAGTAAACTATGG ATCCTGATCGAGTTCTGTGCAGGAGGAGCTGTAGATGCAGTGATGTTGG AGCTGGAGAGGCCTCTAACAGAGCCACAGATCCGGGTGGTTTGTAAACAGACTTTGGAAGCATTGTGTTACCTCCATGATATCAAGGTCATTCACAGAGATCTAAAGGCTGGGAATATTCTTCTTTCAATAGACGGAGATATTAAACTTG cTGACTTCGGAGTATCTGCTAAGAATACTAAAACGCTGCAGAGAAGAGACTCCTTTATTGGAACACCATATTG GATGGCTCCAGAAGTGGTAATGTGCGAGACTTCCAAAGACAGGCCATACGATTACAAAGCTGATATTTGGTCATTAGGTGTCACATTAATTGAATTGGCAGAGATAGAACCCCCTCATCATGAGCTTAATCCAATGAGAGTTTTGCTGAAAATAGCTAAGGCGGAGCCTCCTACTCTGTCACAGCCATCTAAATG GTCTGCAGAGTTCAAGGATTTTCTTAGGAAAGCTTTAGATAAGAATTTAGACAACAGATGGAACGCCAATCAGCTGTTACAg CATCCATTTGTGACAAGTGTTGTTGACAACAAGCCACTTCGAGAGCTGATAGCAGAGGCTAAAGCAGAGGTGACAGAGGAGATTGAGGAGGGTAAAGAAGAGGAGGATGACGAAGAACATGATCCACAGCTA CTTGTGCCTGGACACAAACGCGCACCATCAGATGCCAGCATTGCGAGTTCAGAGGATGAGAAGCTCTCGCAGTCTGCTTCAATTCTGGAGTCTGTGTCTGAGAAAATTGAGCCTGACCGTACAGAGGACAAAGCCAGTGACAAACTCTCAGATGAGGGTATAAGCACCAGTGAAGCTGATAAGACGGAGGATGAAAAATTGAATGAGAACAACATTTCAGACACCAGTATTGAAGATTTGAGCAGGGAAGAGCTCCTGGCTGAGGCAGAAGAAATGGCAACTGCTGAAGGAGAAGAAGAGCTTATTGCTAAGCTACCCAGTGCTTCACAGGAAGAAAAAGCTGAGATGAACACTGTGGCAGATACTGAAGAGGagaccaaacaaaacaaagaagagaAAACAATTAAGGTAAAGCAAGTACCAGAAATCACAACTGAAGAAGAAAAAGATATTTCAGAACCTAAAGAAGATGGCAAAGGTGAAAATAGTCAGAAAGATGCAGATTCTGAAGGAATTAAAGCAGCTGAATGTGTGGAAGAACCTACTGTAAAACCAGCACAAGAAGCTAAGGAAAATGAAAATAAGGATTTTGAGGTAGAGGGCTGTAAAGCCATTGATGTGAATGCACAGATAGATATAAATAAAGGAGAATCACCACAAGAAGTAACCCCTGAGAGGGGGCAAGTGGCAGTTGAGAGTTGCACTGAACAGGTGCAAAAAGACAAGGTTAGCAACATTGAACATCCTCAGGAGCCTTCTGTGGATGCACCAGAGCAAGCCCACAAAGAGGCTGCTGATGAGGCAGGCAAAGAAATCCAAAGTATTACAGCTgtacaaaatgaaacagaaatcCCAGAGAGCACAGTCGCCGTAGCTTCCAGTATCACTGCTGACAGAGAAAAGGATGAAGACAAGGCAGCCATACCAGAGGAAGCAAAATCAGCAGCCATTCCCAGTGTCGATGAAGTTAAGGCCAGTGCAGAAAGCTCTGAGAAAATGAAAACTCCAAAGCAGCTTGAGCCTGAGAAAGTTAAAGAAAAGGACAAAGATTCAGACTCCGGCAGCAGCTCTGCTGCTGATAATAACAGTGTTGATCTTAACTTGTCCATCTCAAGCTTTCTAACCAAAAACAAGGAGGGATCCATTTCTCTTCAG gaAACCAGAAGACAGAAGAAAACGTTGAAGAAGACACGTAAATTTATGGTTGATGGGGTAGAAGTTAGTGTGACAACATCAAAAATAGTCACTGATAATGATACAAAGAATGAAGAAATGAGATTTTTAAG ACGTCAGGAGCTGCGGGAGTTGAGATTGCTTCAGAAAGAAGAACAGAAGGCCCAACAGCAGCTGAGCAACAAACTGCAGCAGCAGCGTGAGCAGATATTCCGGCGCTTTGAACAGGAGATGACG agTAAGAAACGTCAGTATGACCAGGAAATCGAAAACCTAGAGAAACAACAGAAACAGACGATTGAGCGACTGGAACAAGATCATACAAATCGGCTGCGGGATGAAGCAAAACGCATCAAAGTAGAACAAGAGAAGGAACTGTCCAAATTCCAGAACATGCTGAAAaaccgcaaaaaggag GTAAAAAATGAAGTGGAAAATGCACCCAAAGAGCAGAGAAAAGAGCACATGAAACACTTGAAAGAGGAACTAGAAAAATTCCAGCATGCTCAG GGTGTCGCCCAGGTTATGATTCAGTCTTTTCAGTTGTCCTCATGTACACTCTTCAACGCTCAGATGCAGGAT GAACAGGAGTTTTTGCAGAAACAGCAACAGGAACTGGATTCGGCCCTGAAGAAAATCATACAGCAGCACAAGCTTGAGATTGCCACCATTGAGCGGGACTGCTTGAACCACAAACAGCAGCTTATGAGAG CACGAGAAGCAGCAATATGGGAGCTGGAAGAGCGCCATCTGCAGGAGAAACACCAACTCCTGAAACAGCAGCTGAAAGACCAATACTTTATGCAGAGACACCAGTTGCTAAAGAGGCATGAAAAG gaAATGGAGCAAATGCATAGGTATAACCAACGATTGATTGAGGACCTAAAGAGCAGGCAGACTCAAGAAAGAGGCAGGCTGCCAAAAATCCAGCGCAGTGAAGCCAAGACCCGCATGGCAATGTTCAAGAAGAGCCTTCGAATCGCATCATCTGGATCGCCAGAGCAGGACAGGGAGAAAATCAAACAG TTTGCTACTCAGGAGGAGAAGAGGCTGAAGAATGAGAGGCTGCAGCAGCATCAGAAACATGAGAACCAGATGAGGGATCTTCAACTACAGTGTGACACTAACATTAGAGAACTGCAGCAGCTGCAG aatgAGAAGTGCCATCTGCTGATTGAACATGAAACACAGAAGCTTAAAGAACTTGATGAGGAGCACAGTCAGGAGCTGAAAGACTGGAGAGAGATGCTCCGTCCAAGGAAGAAG GCTTTGGAAGAAGAATTTGCAAGAAAGCTGCAAGAACAAGAAGTGTTTTTCAAGATGAGTGGAGAGTCAGAATGCCTTAACCCGTCAGCACAAAGCCGGATTTCTAAATTCTACCCCATTCCCAGCCAGCACTCCACATGA
- the slka gene encoding STE20-like serine/threonine-protein kinase isoform X2, whose protein sequence is MSFFNFRKIFKLGGEKKKKQYEHVNRDVNPEDFWEIIGELGDGAFGKVYKAQNKQTGTLAAAKVIDTKTEEELEDYMIEIDILASCDHQHIVKLLDAFYYESKLWILIEFCAGGAVDAVMLELERPLTEPQIRVVCKQTLEALCYLHDIKVIHRDLKAGNILLSIDGDIKLADFGVSAKNTKTLQRRDSFIGTPYWMAPEVVMCETSKDRPYDYKADIWSLGVTLIELAEIEPPHHELNPMRVLLKIAKAEPPTLSQPSKWSAEFKDFLRKALDKNLDNRWNANQLLQHPFVTSVVDNKPLRELIAEAKAEVTEEIEEGKEEEDDEEHDPQLLVPGHKRAPSDASIASSEDEKLSQSASILESVSEKIEPDRTEDKASDKLSDEGISTSEADKTEDEKLNENNISDTSIEDLSREELLAEAEEMATAEGEEELIAKLPSASQEEKAEMNTVADTEEETKQNKEEKTIKVKQVPEITTEEEKDISEPKEDGKGENSQKDADSEGIKAAECVEEPTVKPAQEAKENENKDFEVEGCKAIDVNAQIDINKGESPQEVTPERGQVAVESCTEQVQKDKVSNIEHPQEPSVDAPEQAHKEAADEAGKEIQSITAVQNETEIPESTVAVASSITADREKDEDKAAIPEEAKSAAIPSVDEVKASAESSEKMKTPKQLEPEKVKEKDKDSDSGSSSAADNNSVDLNLSISSFLTKNKEGSISLQETRRQKKTLKKTRKFMVDGVEVSVTTSKIVTDNDTKNEEMRFLRRQELRELRLLQKEEQKAQQQLSNKLQQQREQIFRRFEQEMTSKKRQYDQEIENLEKQQKQTIERLEQDHTNRLRDEAKRIKVEQEKELSKFQNMLKNRKKEVKNEVENAPKEQRKEHMKHLKEELEKFQHAQEQEFLQKQQQELDSALKKIIQQHKLEIATIERDCLNHKQQLMRAREAAIWELEERHLQEKHQLLKQQLKDQYFMQRHQLLKRHEKEMEQMHRYNQRLIEDLKSRQTQERGRLPKIQRSEAKTRMAMFKKSLRIASSGSPEQDREKIKQFATQEEKRLKNERLQQHQKHENQMRDLQLQCDTNIRELQQLQNEKCHLLIEHETQKLKELDEEHSQELKDWREMLRPRKKALEEEFARKLQEQEVFFKMSGESECLNPSAQSRISKFYPIPSQHST, encoded by the exons gCCCAGAATAAACAAACTGGGACCCTTGCTGCTGCAAAGGTGATTGATACAAAGACAGAAGAGGAGCTTGAAGACTACATGATAGAAATTGATATTCTAGCATCATGTGACCATCAGCACATAGTAAAACTACTGGATGCCTTCTACTACGAAAGTAAACTATGG ATCCTGATCGAGTTCTGTGCAGGAGGAGCTGTAGATGCAGTGATGTTGG AGCTGGAGAGGCCTCTAACAGAGCCACAGATCCGGGTGGTTTGTAAACAGACTTTGGAAGCATTGTGTTACCTCCATGATATCAAGGTCATTCACAGAGATCTAAAGGCTGGGAATATTCTTCTTTCAATAGACGGAGATATTAAACTTG cTGACTTCGGAGTATCTGCTAAGAATACTAAAACGCTGCAGAGAAGAGACTCCTTTATTGGAACACCATATTG GATGGCTCCAGAAGTGGTAATGTGCGAGACTTCCAAAGACAGGCCATACGATTACAAAGCTGATATTTGGTCATTAGGTGTCACATTAATTGAATTGGCAGAGATAGAACCCCCTCATCATGAGCTTAATCCAATGAGAGTTTTGCTGAAAATAGCTAAGGCGGAGCCTCCTACTCTGTCACAGCCATCTAAATG GTCTGCAGAGTTCAAGGATTTTCTTAGGAAAGCTTTAGATAAGAATTTAGACAACAGATGGAACGCCAATCAGCTGTTACAg CATCCATTTGTGACAAGTGTTGTTGACAACAAGCCACTTCGAGAGCTGATAGCAGAGGCTAAAGCAGAGGTGACAGAGGAGATTGAGGAGGGTAAAGAAGAGGAGGATGACGAAGAACATGATCCACAGCTA CTTGTGCCTGGACACAAACGCGCACCATCAGATGCCAGCATTGCGAGTTCAGAGGATGAGAAGCTCTCGCAGTCTGCTTCAATTCTGGAGTCTGTGTCTGAGAAAATTGAGCCTGACCGTACAGAGGACAAAGCCAGTGACAAACTCTCAGATGAGGGTATAAGCACCAGTGAAGCTGATAAGACGGAGGATGAAAAATTGAATGAGAACAACATTTCAGACACCAGTATTGAAGATTTGAGCAGGGAAGAGCTCCTGGCTGAGGCAGAAGAAATGGCAACTGCTGAAGGAGAAGAAGAGCTTATTGCTAAGCTACCCAGTGCTTCACAGGAAGAAAAAGCTGAGATGAACACTGTGGCAGATACTGAAGAGGagaccaaacaaaacaaagaagagaAAACAATTAAGGTAAAGCAAGTACCAGAAATCACAACTGAAGAAGAAAAAGATATTTCAGAACCTAAAGAAGATGGCAAAGGTGAAAATAGTCAGAAAGATGCAGATTCTGAAGGAATTAAAGCAGCTGAATGTGTGGAAGAACCTACTGTAAAACCAGCACAAGAAGCTAAGGAAAATGAAAATAAGGATTTTGAGGTAGAGGGCTGTAAAGCCATTGATGTGAATGCACAGATAGATATAAATAAAGGAGAATCACCACAAGAAGTAACCCCTGAGAGGGGGCAAGTGGCAGTTGAGAGTTGCACTGAACAGGTGCAAAAAGACAAGGTTAGCAACATTGAACATCCTCAGGAGCCTTCTGTGGATGCACCAGAGCAAGCCCACAAAGAGGCTGCTGATGAGGCAGGCAAAGAAATCCAAAGTATTACAGCTgtacaaaatgaaacagaaatcCCAGAGAGCACAGTCGCCGTAGCTTCCAGTATCACTGCTGACAGAGAAAAGGATGAAGACAAGGCAGCCATACCAGAGGAAGCAAAATCAGCAGCCATTCCCAGTGTCGATGAAGTTAAGGCCAGTGCAGAAAGCTCTGAGAAAATGAAAACTCCAAAGCAGCTTGAGCCTGAGAAAGTTAAAGAAAAGGACAAAGATTCAGACTCCGGCAGCAGCTCTGCTGCTGATAATAACAGTGTTGATCTTAACTTGTCCATCTCAAGCTTTCTAACCAAAAACAAGGAGGGATCCATTTCTCTTCAG gaAACCAGAAGACAGAAGAAAACGTTGAAGAAGACACGTAAATTTATGGTTGATGGGGTAGAAGTTAGTGTGACAACATCAAAAATAGTCACTGATAATGATACAAAGAATGAAGAAATGAGATTTTTAAG ACGTCAGGAGCTGCGGGAGTTGAGATTGCTTCAGAAAGAAGAACAGAAGGCCCAACAGCAGCTGAGCAACAAACTGCAGCAGCAGCGTGAGCAGATATTCCGGCGCTTTGAACAGGAGATGACG agTAAGAAACGTCAGTATGACCAGGAAATCGAAAACCTAGAGAAACAACAGAAACAGACGATTGAGCGACTGGAACAAGATCATACAAATCGGCTGCGGGATGAAGCAAAACGCATCAAAGTAGAACAAGAGAAGGAACTGTCCAAATTCCAGAACATGCTGAAAaaccgcaaaaaggag GTAAAAAATGAAGTGGAAAATGCACCCAAAGAGCAGAGAAAAGAGCACATGAAACACTTGAAAGAGGAACTAGAAAAATTCCAGCATGCTCAG GAACAGGAGTTTTTGCAGAAACAGCAACAGGAACTGGATTCGGCCCTGAAGAAAATCATACAGCAGCACAAGCTTGAGATTGCCACCATTGAGCGGGACTGCTTGAACCACAAACAGCAGCTTATGAGAG CACGAGAAGCAGCAATATGGGAGCTGGAAGAGCGCCATCTGCAGGAGAAACACCAACTCCTGAAACAGCAGCTGAAAGACCAATACTTTATGCAGAGACACCAGTTGCTAAAGAGGCATGAAAAG gaAATGGAGCAAATGCATAGGTATAACCAACGATTGATTGAGGACCTAAAGAGCAGGCAGACTCAAGAAAGAGGCAGGCTGCCAAAAATCCAGCGCAGTGAAGCCAAGACCCGCATGGCAATGTTCAAGAAGAGCCTTCGAATCGCATCATCTGGATCGCCAGAGCAGGACAGGGAGAAAATCAAACAG TTTGCTACTCAGGAGGAGAAGAGGCTGAAGAATGAGAGGCTGCAGCAGCATCAGAAACATGAGAACCAGATGAGGGATCTTCAACTACAGTGTGACACTAACATTAGAGAACTGCAGCAGCTGCAG aatgAGAAGTGCCATCTGCTGATTGAACATGAAACACAGAAGCTTAAAGAACTTGATGAGGAGCACAGTCAGGAGCTGAAAGACTGGAGAGAGATGCTCCGTCCAAGGAAGAAG GCTTTGGAAGAAGAATTTGCAAGAAAGCTGCAAGAACAAGAAGTGTTTTTCAAGATGAGTGGAGAGTCAGAATGCCTTAACCCGTCAGCACAAAGCCGGATTTCTAAATTCTACCCCATTCCCAGCCAGCACTCCACATGA
- the slka gene encoding STE20-like serine/threonine-protein kinase isoform X3 produces the protein MSFFNFRKIFKLGGEKKKKQYEHVNRDVNPEDFWEIIGELGDGAFGKVYKAQNKQTGTLAAAKVIDTKTEEELEDYMIEIDILASCDHQHIVKLLDAFYYESKLWILIEFCAGGAVDAVMLELERPLTEPQIRVVCKQTLEALCYLHDIKVIHRDLKAGNILLSIDGDIKLADFGVSAKNTKTLQRRDSFIGTPYWMAPEVVMCETSKDRPYDYKADIWSLGVTLIELAEIEPPHHELNPMRVLLKIAKAEPPTLSQPSKWSAEFKDFLRKALDKNLDNRWNANQLLQHPFVTSVVDNKPLRELIAEAKAEVTEEIEEGKEEEDDEEHDPQLLVPGHKRAPSDASIASSEDEKLSQSASILESVSEKIEPDRTEDKASDKLSDEGISTSEADKTEDEKLNENNISDTSIEDLSREELLAEAEEMATAEGEEELIAKLPSASQEEKAEMNTVADTEEETKQNKEEKTIKVKQVPEITTEEEKDISEPKEDGKGENSQKDADSEGIKAAECVEEPTVKPAQEAKENENKDFEVEGCKAIDVNAQIDINKGESPQEVTPERGQVAVESCTEQVQKDKVSNIEHPQEPSVDAPEQAHKEAADEAGKEIQSITAVQNETEIPESTVAVASSITADREKDEDKAAIPEEAKSAAIPSVDEVKASAESSEKMKTPKQLEPEKVKEKDKDSDSGSSSAADNNSVDLNLSISSFLTKNKEGSISLQETRRQKKTLKKTRKFMVDGVEVSVTTSKIVTDNDTKNEEMRFLRRQELRELRLLQKEEQKAQQQLSNKLQQQREQIFRRFEQEMTSKKRQYDQEIENLEKQQKQTIERLEQDHTNRLRDEAKRIKVEQEKELSKFQNMLKNRKKEGVAQVMIQSFQLSSCTLFNAQMQDEQEFLQKQQQELDSALKKIIQQHKLEIATIERDCLNHKQQLMRAREAAIWELEERHLQEKHQLLKQQLKDQYFMQRHQLLKRHEKEMEQMHRYNQRLIEDLKSRQTQERGRLPKIQRSEAKTRMAMFKKSLRIASSGSPEQDREKIKQFATQEEKRLKNERLQQHQKHENQMRDLQLQCDTNIRELQQLQNEKCHLLIEHETQKLKELDEEHSQELKDWREMLRPRKKALEEEFARKLQEQEVFFKMSGESECLNPSAQSRISKFYPIPSQHST, from the exons gCCCAGAATAAACAAACTGGGACCCTTGCTGCTGCAAAGGTGATTGATACAAAGACAGAAGAGGAGCTTGAAGACTACATGATAGAAATTGATATTCTAGCATCATGTGACCATCAGCACATAGTAAAACTACTGGATGCCTTCTACTACGAAAGTAAACTATGG ATCCTGATCGAGTTCTGTGCAGGAGGAGCTGTAGATGCAGTGATGTTGG AGCTGGAGAGGCCTCTAACAGAGCCACAGATCCGGGTGGTTTGTAAACAGACTTTGGAAGCATTGTGTTACCTCCATGATATCAAGGTCATTCACAGAGATCTAAAGGCTGGGAATATTCTTCTTTCAATAGACGGAGATATTAAACTTG cTGACTTCGGAGTATCTGCTAAGAATACTAAAACGCTGCAGAGAAGAGACTCCTTTATTGGAACACCATATTG GATGGCTCCAGAAGTGGTAATGTGCGAGACTTCCAAAGACAGGCCATACGATTACAAAGCTGATATTTGGTCATTAGGTGTCACATTAATTGAATTGGCAGAGATAGAACCCCCTCATCATGAGCTTAATCCAATGAGAGTTTTGCTGAAAATAGCTAAGGCGGAGCCTCCTACTCTGTCACAGCCATCTAAATG GTCTGCAGAGTTCAAGGATTTTCTTAGGAAAGCTTTAGATAAGAATTTAGACAACAGATGGAACGCCAATCAGCTGTTACAg CATCCATTTGTGACAAGTGTTGTTGACAACAAGCCACTTCGAGAGCTGATAGCAGAGGCTAAAGCAGAGGTGACAGAGGAGATTGAGGAGGGTAAAGAAGAGGAGGATGACGAAGAACATGATCCACAGCTA CTTGTGCCTGGACACAAACGCGCACCATCAGATGCCAGCATTGCGAGTTCAGAGGATGAGAAGCTCTCGCAGTCTGCTTCAATTCTGGAGTCTGTGTCTGAGAAAATTGAGCCTGACCGTACAGAGGACAAAGCCAGTGACAAACTCTCAGATGAGGGTATAAGCACCAGTGAAGCTGATAAGACGGAGGATGAAAAATTGAATGAGAACAACATTTCAGACACCAGTATTGAAGATTTGAGCAGGGAAGAGCTCCTGGCTGAGGCAGAAGAAATGGCAACTGCTGAAGGAGAAGAAGAGCTTATTGCTAAGCTACCCAGTGCTTCACAGGAAGAAAAAGCTGAGATGAACACTGTGGCAGATACTGAAGAGGagaccaaacaaaacaaagaagagaAAACAATTAAGGTAAAGCAAGTACCAGAAATCACAACTGAAGAAGAAAAAGATATTTCAGAACCTAAAGAAGATGGCAAAGGTGAAAATAGTCAGAAAGATGCAGATTCTGAAGGAATTAAAGCAGCTGAATGTGTGGAAGAACCTACTGTAAAACCAGCACAAGAAGCTAAGGAAAATGAAAATAAGGATTTTGAGGTAGAGGGCTGTAAAGCCATTGATGTGAATGCACAGATAGATATAAATAAAGGAGAATCACCACAAGAAGTAACCCCTGAGAGGGGGCAAGTGGCAGTTGAGAGTTGCACTGAACAGGTGCAAAAAGACAAGGTTAGCAACATTGAACATCCTCAGGAGCCTTCTGTGGATGCACCAGAGCAAGCCCACAAAGAGGCTGCTGATGAGGCAGGCAAAGAAATCCAAAGTATTACAGCTgtacaaaatgaaacagaaatcCCAGAGAGCACAGTCGCCGTAGCTTCCAGTATCACTGCTGACAGAGAAAAGGATGAAGACAAGGCAGCCATACCAGAGGAAGCAAAATCAGCAGCCATTCCCAGTGTCGATGAAGTTAAGGCCAGTGCAGAAAGCTCTGAGAAAATGAAAACTCCAAAGCAGCTTGAGCCTGAGAAAGTTAAAGAAAAGGACAAAGATTCAGACTCCGGCAGCAGCTCTGCTGCTGATAATAACAGTGTTGATCTTAACTTGTCCATCTCAAGCTTTCTAACCAAAAACAAGGAGGGATCCATTTCTCTTCAG gaAACCAGAAGACAGAAGAAAACGTTGAAGAAGACACGTAAATTTATGGTTGATGGGGTAGAAGTTAGTGTGACAACATCAAAAATAGTCACTGATAATGATACAAAGAATGAAGAAATGAGATTTTTAAG ACGTCAGGAGCTGCGGGAGTTGAGATTGCTTCAGAAAGAAGAACAGAAGGCCCAACAGCAGCTGAGCAACAAACTGCAGCAGCAGCGTGAGCAGATATTCCGGCGCTTTGAACAGGAGATGACG agTAAGAAACGTCAGTATGACCAGGAAATCGAAAACCTAGAGAAACAACAGAAACAGACGATTGAGCGACTGGAACAAGATCATACAAATCGGCTGCGGGATGAAGCAAAACGCATCAAAGTAGAACAAGAGAAGGAACTGTCCAAATTCCAGAACATGCTGAAAaaccgcaaaaaggag GGTGTCGCCCAGGTTATGATTCAGTCTTTTCAGTTGTCCTCATGTACACTCTTCAACGCTCAGATGCAGGAT GAACAGGAGTTTTTGCAGAAACAGCAACAGGAACTGGATTCGGCCCTGAAGAAAATCATACAGCAGCACAAGCTTGAGATTGCCACCATTGAGCGGGACTGCTTGAACCACAAACAGCAGCTTATGAGAG CACGAGAAGCAGCAATATGGGAGCTGGAAGAGCGCCATCTGCAGGAGAAACACCAACTCCTGAAACAGCAGCTGAAAGACCAATACTTTATGCAGAGACACCAGTTGCTAAAGAGGCATGAAAAG gaAATGGAGCAAATGCATAGGTATAACCAACGATTGATTGAGGACCTAAAGAGCAGGCAGACTCAAGAAAGAGGCAGGCTGCCAAAAATCCAGCGCAGTGAAGCCAAGACCCGCATGGCAATGTTCAAGAAGAGCCTTCGAATCGCATCATCTGGATCGCCAGAGCAGGACAGGGAGAAAATCAAACAG TTTGCTACTCAGGAGGAGAAGAGGCTGAAGAATGAGAGGCTGCAGCAGCATCAGAAACATGAGAACCAGATGAGGGATCTTCAACTACAGTGTGACACTAACATTAGAGAACTGCAGCAGCTGCAG aatgAGAAGTGCCATCTGCTGATTGAACATGAAACACAGAAGCTTAAAGAACTTGATGAGGAGCACAGTCAGGAGCTGAAAGACTGGAGAGAGATGCTCCGTCCAAGGAAGAAG GCTTTGGAAGAAGAATTTGCAAGAAAGCTGCAAGAACAAGAAGTGTTTTTCAAGATGAGTGGAGAGTCAGAATGCCTTAACCCGTCAGCACAAAGCCGGATTTCTAAATTCTACCCCATTCCCAGCCAGCACTCCACATGA